A DNA window from Drosophila biarmipes strain raj3 chromosome 2R, RU_DBia_V1.1, whole genome shotgun sequence contains the following coding sequences:
- the LOC108022498 gene encoding uncharacterized protein LOC108022498 isoform X2, with product MENATTTTAKHYKTAGKQYKTNKVNHTRRVTAAAAAAAAAAAATTAAATVATSTKKQTYRETATATTVTKRTNNKASIAAATEATSATLNASKAAAATDVASSNSNSNANSNINSNSNSKPSSSTRDKLSELPLPTVDNSNHIISNNNNNNTNNNNNNNNNHHSDNSISENNYEFKCRDKASLSDSKMTLQQMAAVSSNQEPVAPSVANSSIIGSQPTTANATPATDEAPMGDWSNISRYLHKKFKRVASTTEVESGSATNGGGGGPHHPSGDAIRTTSLSSNSSLSPPPAPLANGHHHNLVTQQQNHQPVQQQQQQQHQPPLPQAATHEFSANFVNSNHVNAIGHEESLILSTSSSNSGYKAAARTRTPLSNSNTNSNSNYAANATLSPATFAQHQQVTQPTTASPGAAVANPAGEKSGRYVCTYCNLICAKPSVLEKHIRAHTNERPYPCDTCGIAFKTKSNLYKHCRSRSHAARARGLEVPADADDGLSDQDAELSNSSSELPSRAGSPYDEPMNSPTPSPSTLSAAKSAYIQQPPLPQHLQQLPLGSPAAGTLPPTTADNLHSATAQHRQSIDYKPYKPKFHNAALYVPGSSKEQQQQQQQLHIQQQQQQHQMAQQKLSIQLPLVQQPSLAHPTLSPSTQMKMKHHINSHQMQLQMQQQQSLLAQQSLLAAMPVTPGGVYYLGQPPYYNQEAAAAAIHQHALVIQQFQLQQIHLAQQQQQQQQQQQQHAPLVKAPPPMQQPPSMPPQQLVRANSQVSSAATAPSTPTPAANLSSFASSSGGMQVNVAKVQEHISKLISQNEAIVENKELLLQKKYPKQLSRSRSFNNANSNNVANSSTAALHANSSHNINAQMPERETKVNLAQAIVQKQQQQQQQQQLQQQQQQQQQLIQQQQLEQQNYYTYMQQQQENQQQQQQLEPPNGLAKRNTYKPVSAMTTPVKQQQQLPPPPSPLPMQTMQYRQDPATPVAKNEQPSTAVHVMPLNLSAKPKPTMVTVPVSSLNSSSVPPTPATAANPASCSKTAPPPAQVNNSIIKNLLLNARGLAVPIGEGDDAVYSCPICANEFRSADELKLHNSTYCQDASSSAPMSPASSPFRSNSISLSLPELKSHMANSKNPLSLAKLAFSQLNTKRSSQILSRLSAAQTPARTSTVTAATATAPAPAAAPAPISAPAPQIEALRFVDAPLPSPGPLLGKTPLVDYAQQNAPRKAQDSVVITKMHEDRQFTVRDTDAQPAKRVKTSDMAVASSSQQTTNFNFSFNNQNNSNAVPELQSTKEERLRRFTSSGGSMIPISECPDLDNSPKMIRTPLLSGGSFQDVSVKTNNETGSSSKERKLMALVSGSGLLGVSSGPQHFQFPPINSITAFNPLTLPPMGGGDKTTPVTPIPHVPGMPGPGSLTPQMPLLPPPPQQLQLPIPSGRGRSPNRKQPSPLLLGGATGELKALSPFGGVQNVPSEFSRQPPTPAQRQALQWNSKETPKKAPFNFLRMADNVKTTEPEVRHFNLENVITGKQQESPLTPLHVETPNGGSTEDTNPVASSSSSAKSKFLRPTSLPLKPGTFTPKRHHGITPTANTLPLISPETPRPSKSCVQLYLNGHAYTYLGLKCSTKMFYCTVNCPQPSYVAGMHKLSMYSVWQVCEENQPHPLGFKLKQVMALYDSRQRMLGNGTSTAMAGSGKLSYNLVGSQQTVSSTSTSSSSSAFYQGPLKTPPTVTVAALSEANVAAKANEEAQAKKLETSPSGQPLVGGYESHEDYTYIRGRGRGRYVCSECGIRCKKPSMLKKHIRTHTDVRPFTCSHCNFSFKTKGNLTKHMQSKTHFKKCIELGINPGPMPPDSEFLDVDMDFDQQSSTSAGGRTSSMAGESDSDDYSDNESESSDTDESKSRLKEHEAARGLLSLSMTPPIPQSVSPYPQLHDTPLPAASPANSIGSSGSQPKRLVCSFTSPKPPFDYQKQEQYYSNPEESKPKRSGASEESAPMDLTKPRGSMSAISPSPVPLPVQELPKSQAQQMHDVIFGSSGNASGFMKTLISVSDKVRISAEMEEQAKHEAEGEDVQLQTYIKEHALHQAKIKQSQFSRSYLINTLYTAASPVFSSSSSTLFTTSSRPVMSINEVPSIEVHEVKTPETVELPPIAPVPTSVTPAPAPPKIAQEENEESEEHLDQEKPKVVEPHNANLPAAVQQPDANDFSGVLGNPPPPPPTTSVAAVTTTSTATPVASSASANVAQPTQRTVIVGEDGFKNAGSTPSSKSSDIQHVSYGRAVPSAPIAGDARPTCTICAKTFQRQHQLTLHMNIHYMERKFKCEPCSISFRTQGHLQKHERSEAHKNKVMMTSTFGVPTTSNPRPFECTDCKIAFRIHGHLAKHLRSKTHVQKLECLQKLPFGTYAEIERAGISLTEIDTSDCENSLISLKLLAQKLLEKDPSKLSSYTTPSGMMQLAQDATGPVSQDSASEDGFSAAIASAIASLDNDSAGNTPKRASSMSEDETVANGLNHSLKRRLPGSFSSTGEESDNPAESSGEKRARSGQELPVPVPVPVAASAAASN from the exons ATGGAAAATGCAACAACCACAACGGCCAAGCATTACAAAACCGCAGGCAAACAGTACAAGACCAATAAAGTGAACCATACGCGACGCgtcacagcagcagcagcagcagcagcggcagcagcagcagcaacaaccgcagcagcaacagtagCAACATCAACCAAGAAGCAGACATATCGAgaaactgcaacagcaaccacAGTCACCAAGAGAACAAACAACAAAGCCAGcattgcagcagcaacagaagcAACATCAGCCACACTAAACGCCTccaaagcagcagcagcaacagatgtTGCTagtagcaacagcaacagcaacgccaacagcaacatcaacagcaacagcaacagcaaaccCAGTTCAAGCACGCGAGATAAACTAAGCGAGTTGCCGCTGCCGACTGTTGACAACAGCAACCACAtcatcagcaacaacaacaacaacaatacaaataataataataataacaacaacaaccaccacAGTGATAATAGTATTAGTGAGaataattatgaatttaagTGTAGAGATAAAGCAAGTCTAAGTGATAGCAAAATGACGCTACAACAGATGGCAGCAGTCAGCAGCAACCAGGAGCCAGTGGCTCCAAGTGTGGCCAACTCGAGCATCATTGGCAGCCAGCCGACCACCGCAAATGCCACACCCGCCACCGATGAGGCTCCGATGGGGGATTGGTCAAATATTTCACGCTATCTGCACAAAAAGTTCAAGCGCGTGGCCAGCACCACCGAGGTGGAGAGCGGGAGTGCGACGaatggcggcggtggtggcccTCATCATCCAAGTGGCGATGCCATTCGCACCACATCGCTCTCCTCAAACAGTTCGCTATCGCCACCACCAGCGCCGCTGGCCAATGGTCACCACCACAATCTGGTGACCCAACAGCAAAACCATCAGCcagtgcaacagcaacagcagcaacaacatcagccACCGCTGCCGCAAGCAGCCACACATGAATTCAGTGCCAATTTTGTAAATAGCAATCATGTCAATGCCATTGGTCATGAGGAGAGTCTCATCCTTAGTACTAGCAGCAGCAATAGTGGCTACAAAGCGGCGGCAAGAACGCGAACGCCGCTCAGTAACAGCAACAcgaacagcaacagcaactatGCGGCAAATGCCACACTGTCACCGGCTACATTTGCCCAGCATCAGCAGGTGACGCAGCCAACAACGGCGAGTCCAGGAGCAGCAGTGGCCAATCCAGCGGGAGAGAAGTCCGGACGCTACGTGTGCACCTACTGCAATCTGATCTGTGCCAAGCCCTCGGTGCTGGAGAAGCACATACGGGCCCACACCAACGAGCGACCGTATCCATGCGACACCTGCGGCATTGCGTTCAAGACGAAGAGCAATTTGTACAAGCATTGCCGCTCCAGATCGCATGCGGCCAGAGCTCGGGGCCTGGAGGTGCCAGCCGATGCGGACGATGGTCTGTCCGATCAGGATGCAGAGCTGAGCAACAGTAGTTCGGAGCTG CCAAGTCGCGCTGGATCGCCCTACGATGAGCCCATGAATTCGCCCACACCCTCGCCTTCCACTCTGTCTGCGGCCAAGAGTGCCTACATTCAGCAGCCCCCGCTTCCGCAGCACTTGCAACAATTGCCGTTGGGATCGCCGGCTGCGGGCACTTTGCCACCCACCACCGCGGATAATCTCCACTCGGCCACTGCCCAGCATCGACAGTCGATTGACTACAAGCCATATAAACCCAAGTTCCATAATGCCGCGTTGTATGTGCCTGGCAGCAGCAAggaacaacagcagcagcagcaacagttgcacattcagcagcagcagcagcaacatcagatGGCCCAGCAAAAGCTGTCCATTCAGCTGCCCTTGGTGCAGCAGCCCTCGCTGGCACATCCCACGCTCTCGCCCAGCACGCAGATGAAGATGAAGCACCACATTAACTCGCACCAGATGCAGTTgcagatgcagcagcagcagtctctGTTGGCCCAGCAATCGCTGTTGGCCGCCATGCCCGTGACACCTGGTGGGGTCTATTATCTGGGCCAGCCGCCATATTACAATCAAGAAGCAGCGGCCGCTGCTATCCATCAGCATGCGCTGGTTATTCAGCAATTCCAGCTGCAACAGATCCACCTGgcccaacagcaacagcagcaacaacagcagcagcagcaacatgcacCTTTAGTGAAGGCACCCCCACCGATGCAACAGCCTCCCAGTATGCCGCCTCAACAG CTGGTGCGAGCTAATAGCCAGGTCTCCAGTGCAGCCACAGCACCTTCCACTCCCACGCCCGCCGCCAATCTCAGCAGTTTTGCCAGCTCCAGTGGTGGCATGCAAGTA AATGTGGCCAAAGTGCAGGAGCACATTTCCAAGTTGATCTCTCAGAACGAAGCCATTGTGGAGAACAAGGAGTTGTTGCTGCAGAAGAAGTACCCCAAGCAGTTGAGTCGTTCCCGCAGCTTCAACAAtgccaacagcaacaatgTGGCCAACAGCAGCACGGCGGCATTGCATGCAAACAGCAGTCACAACATCAATGCACAGATGCCAGAGCGCGAGACTAAAGTGAATTTGGCACAGGCCATCGtccaaaagcagcagcagcagcaacaacaacagcaacttcagcagcagcagcaacaacagcaacagcttattcaacagcagcagcttgAGCAGCAAAACTATTACACTTacatgcaacagcagcaggagaaccagcagcaacagcagcaactggAACCTCCAAATGGATTAGCTAAGCGAAATACTTATAAGCCTGTGTCTGCGATGACCACGCCTgtgaagcagcagcaacaactgccgccgccgccctctCCGCTACCCATGCAAACAATGCAATATCGCCAGGATCCTGCAACACCAGTGGCCAAAAACGAGCAGCCGTCGACGGCTGTGCATGTGATGCCTTTAAACTTGTCAGCGAAGCCCAAGCCAACTATGGTCACAGTGCCCGTGAGCTCCTTGAATTCCAGCTCTGTTCCACCAACTCCTGCGACAGCTGCGAACCCGGCTAGCTGCTCCAAAACTGCCCCTCCCCCTGCCCAGGTAAACAACTCGATCATCAAGAATCTGCTGCTGAATGCCCGAGGATTGGCGGTGCCAATTGGCGAGGGTGATGACGCTGTTTATTCGTGTCCCATCTGTGCGAACGAGTTCCGCAGCGCGGACGAACTGAAGCTGCACAACAGCACCTACTGCCAGGATGCGAGCTCCAGTGCGCCAATGAGTCCGGCATCGTCACCCTTCCGCTCCAACTCGATCTCGTTAAGTCTGCCGGAGCTGAAGAGCCACATGGCCAACTCAAAGAATCCATTGTCGCTGGCCAAGTTAGCCTTTTCGCAGTTAAACACGAAGAGGAGCAGTCAGATATTAAGTCGCCTGAGCGCTGCCCAAACGCCTGCGAGGACCTCGACCGTAACAGCCGCAACGGCaactgctcctgctccagctgcAGCACCTGCTCCAATATCTGCTCCTGCCCCTCAGATTGAAGCCCTGCGATTTGTGGACGCTCCACTGCCTTCGCCGGGCCCGTTATTGGGTAAAACACCCCTGGTCGACTATGCACAGCAGAATGCGCCTCGCAAGGCTCAGGACTCCGTGGTTATAACCAAAATGCATGAGGATCGTCAGTTCACAGTGCGGGATACCGACGCTCAGCCCGCCAAGCGTGTTAAGACCAGCGATATGGCTGTGGCTTCCTCCTCTCAGCAGACAACGAATTTTAACTTTTCGTTTAACAACCAGAATAACAGTAACGCTGTTCCGGAGCTGCAGTCCACTAAGGAGGAGCGATTGCGCAGATTCACCTCCTCCGGGGGCAGCATGATTCCCATTTCGGAGTGCCCCGATTTGGACAACAGTCCCAAGATGATTCGAACTCCATTGCTGTCCGGGGGAAGCTTCCAAGACGTTTCCGTAAAGACCAACAACGAAACAGGATCATCGAGCAAGGAGCGCAAGCTGATGGCCCTGGTTAGTGGCAGTGGACTGCTTGGTGTCAGCTCGGGTCCGCAGCATTTTCAGTTTCCACCCATTAATTCGATAACTGCCTTCAATCCGCTGACGCTGCCACCGATGGGCGGTGGGGATAAAACCACCCCGGTCACACCAATTCCTCATGTGCCCGGAATGCCAGGACCCGGAAGCTTAACGCCACAAATGCCCCTGCTTCCTCCTCCACCGCAACAGCTGCAGCTGCCGATTCCCTCTGGTCGAGGACGCAGTCCAAACCGAAAGCAACCCAGCCCACTTCTCCTGGGAGGGGCAACAGGTGAACTAAAGGCCTTATCGCCTTTTGGTGGAGTTCAAAATGTGCCAAGCGAATTCAGCCGGCAGCCACCCACGCCAGCTCAACGACAAGCTCTTCAATGGAACAGCAAGGAAACGCCGAAGAAGGCCCCATTTAACTTTCTCCGCATGGCTGATAATGTGAAGACCACGGAACCCGAAGTGCGTCACTTCAACCTGGAAAATGTGATTACTGGTAAACAGCAGGAGTCGCCTTTGACACCGCTGCACGTAGAGACACCCAATGGCGGCAGTACGGAGGATACCAATCCCGTTGCCAGTTCATCTTCATCGGCCAAATCAAAGTTCCTGCGACCCACTAGCTTGCCCCTAAAGCCGGGAACATTTACGCCAAAACGCCACCACGGCATTACACCCACAGCAAATACATTGCCGCTGATCTCCCCAGAGACCCCGAGGCCGTCCAAATCCTGTGTGCAACTGTATCTCAATGGACACGCCTACACCTATCTGGGTCTTAAATGCAGCACAAAGATGTTTTACTGTACGGTGAATTGCCCGCAACCGTCGTATGTGGCCGGAATGCACAAACTGTCGATGTACAGCGTGTGGCAGGTGTGCGAGGAGAACCAGCCGCATCCACTTGGATTCAAACTGAAGCAAGTTATGGCTCTCTATGACTCGCGTCAAAGAATGCTGGGAAATGGCACCTCCACAGCGATGGCTGGATCAGGAAAGCTAAGCTACAATCTGGTCGGCTCCCAGCAAACAGTTTCCTCTACTTCAACGTCGTCCAGCAGCAGTGCCTTTTATCAAGGTCCCCTGAAGACACCACCAACTGTCACGGTTGCCGCTCTTAGCGAAGCGAATGTGGCGGCCAAGGCGAACGAGGAGGCGCAAGCCAAGAAACTGGAGACAAGTCCATCGGGACAGCCCCTGGTGGGTGGGTACGAGTCTCACGAGGATTATACATACATCCGGGGTCGTGGAAGGGGAAGATATGTTTGCTCTGAATGCGGCATTAGGTGCAAGAAGCCGTCGATGCTCAAGAAGCATATTCGCACCCACACGGATGTAAGGCCATTCACATGCAGCCACTGCAATTTCAG TTTCAAAACCAAAGGCAATCTAACCAAGCACATGCAATCAAAGACTCACTTCAAGAAGTGCATTGAACTGGGCATCAATCCGGGACCAATGCCACCCGATAGCGAGTTCCTCGACGTGGATATGGACTTTGACCAGCAGTCATCCACTTCGGCTGGAGGACGGACGTCGTCAATGGCAGGGGAATCTGATTCAGACGACTATAGTGACAATGAATCGGAAAGTAGTG ATACGGATGAATCCAAGTCCCGCTTGAAAGAGCACGAGGCAGCGAGGGGCCTGCTATCACTTTCGATGACGCCACCCATTCCGCAAAGCGTGTCGCCCTATCCACAGTTGCATGACACACCTCTTCCGGCAGCTAGTCCTGCCAACAGTATTGGCTCTTCGGGATCGCAGCCCAAGCGATTGGTGTGCTCTTTCACTTCACCCAAGCCACCGTTTGATTACCAAAAGCAGGAACAGTATTATTCCAATCCGGAGGAGTCGAAGCCGAAGCGTAGCGGGGCCAGCGAGGAGAGTGCACCCATGGATCTCACCAAGCCGCGCGGCTCCATGTCCGCCATCTCACCGTCGCCAGTTCCGCTGCCTGTCCAGGAGCTTCCCAAGTCGCAGGCCCAGCAGATGCACGATGTGATCTTCGGCAGCTCGGGCAACGCAAGTGGTTTTATGAAGACCCTAATCTCTGTGTCGGACAAGGTGCGCATATCTGCCGAGATGGAGGAGCAGGCCAAGCACGAGGCGGAGGGTGAGGATGTCCAACTGCAGACTTACATCAAGGAGCATGCGCTGCACCAAGCCAAGATAAAGCAGAGTCAATTTAGCCGCAGCTATCTCATCAACACTTTGTACACGGCGGCTTCTCCCGTATttagcagcagcagtagcaccCTATTTACCACCAGCAGTCGGCCCGTCATGAGCATAAATGAGGTTCCTAGCATCGAGGTCCACGAAGTAAAGACTCCAGAAACAGTTGAGCTGCCACCCATTGCTCCTGTACCTACTTCAGTTACTCCAGCGCCAGCTCCACCTAAGATTGCTCAGGAAGAAAACGAGGAAAGCGAAGAGCATTTGGATCAGGAGAAGCCAAAAGTTGTTGAGCCTCATAATGCTAATTTGCCCGCTGCAGTGCAGCAACCGGATGCCAATGATTTCAGTGGAGTACTCGGAAatccgccaccaccaccaccaacaacaTCTGTGGCTGCTGTAACAACCACATCAACAGCTACTCCTGTGGCATCTTCGGCCAGCGCCAATGTAGCTCAGCCCACCCAGCGTACAGTGATCGTGGGCGAAGATGGCTTTAAAAACGCCGGCTCCACACCCAGCAGTAAGAGCAGCGATATCCAGCATGTATCCTACGGCAGGGCAGTGCCATCAGCTCCCATTGCAGGCGATGCGCGTCCAACATGCACCATTTGCGCCAAGACGTTCCAGCGGCAGCATCAGCTAACTCTGCACATGAACATTCACTACATGGAGCGCAAGTTCAAGTGCGAACCATGCAGCATATCCTTCCGCACGCAGGGACATCTGCAGAAGCACGAGCGATCAGAGGCGCACAAAAACAAGGTTATGATGACATCGACCTTCGGGGTTCCAACCACCTCCAATCCACGACCCTTCGAGTGCACTGACTGCAAGATCGCCTTTCGCATCCATGGCCATTTGGCCAAGCATCTGCGCTCCAAGACGCATGTACAGAAGTTGGAGTGCCTGCAGAAGTTGCCATTTGGAACCTATGCCGAAATCGAACGTGCTGGAATTAGTCTCACTGAAATTGATACCAGCGACTGTGAAAATTCGCTGATATCACTGAAGCTGCTGGCCCAGAAACTGCTGGAGAAGGATCCGAGCAAACTGAGTAGCTATACCACACCCTCTGGAATGATGCAGCTGGCCCAGGATGCAACAGGTCCTGTGTCGCAGGATAGTGCGTCCGAAGATGGCTTTAGTGCTGCTATTGCCTCGGCGATAGCTTCGCTGGACAACGACAGTGCTGGCAACACACCCAAGCGTGCCAGCTCCATGTCCGAGGATGAAACGGTGGCCAACGGCTTGAACCATAGCCTGAAGCGTCGTTTGCCGGGCAGTTTTAGCAGCACAGGCGAGGAGAGCGATAATCCGGCAGAGAGCAGTGGCGAGAAGCGTGCTCGTTCTGGCCAGGAGTTGCCTGTTCCCGTGCCCGTTCCCGTGGCTGCTTCGGCCGCGGCCAGCAACTGA